One window of Pseudomonas sp. ML2-2023-3 genomic DNA carries:
- a CDS encoding DUF6162 family protein: protein MSTHVVRPAGAGHETLYVLLLCLLILTVAGSVVAWRHESQEVTSVAAHQLDARRDLSAAEQGIYADLRVTLDEIQLLREASSALPQPVQLAEEGFAPFASDASSVSRGNHVWQLLGEQAYLGLSPTPEVAGSFLMRISTQPDIWLNRNPDAKAPADFSDAALNQSGWQQVIAQFDAGVTRQHRH from the coding sequence ATGAGTACTCACGTAGTGCGCCCGGCCGGTGCCGGTCATGAAACCCTGTATGTGTTGCTGCTGTGCCTGTTGATTCTGACCGTGGCCGGCTCCGTGGTGGCCTGGCGTCACGAATCCCAGGAAGTGACTTCCGTGGCCGCCCATCAACTGGATGCACGACGGGACCTGAGCGCTGCCGAACAAGGCATCTACGCCGACCTGCGGGTCACGCTGGACGAAATCCAGTTGCTGCGCGAAGCGTCCAGCGCCCTGCCCCAACCCGTCCAACTGGCCGAAGAAGGCTTTGCCCCCTTTGCCAGCGATGCCAGCTCCGTCAGCCGTGGCAACCATGTCTGGCAGCTGCTCGGTGAACAGGCCTACCTGGGCCTGAGCCCCACCCCTGAGGTGGCGGGGTCGTTCTTGATGCGAATCAGCACCCAGCCGGATATATGGCTCAACCGCAATCCCGACGCAAAAGCCCCCGCCGACTTCAGCGATGCCGCCCTTAATCAAAGTGGCTGGCAGCAAGTGATCGCGCAATTCGATGCCGGGGTCACACGCCAGCATCGGCACTGA
- a CDS encoding siderophore-interacting protein: MSAAAALVQNLRNRLSKPAAYRLFDIQLKRRITLSPSLTRFVFGGNDVALMRTLAPDQRVKLLFPTANGEASNLPKRGDWRATLRDLSPEQVPPMRSYTLRNLRVESGELDIDFVLHGVTGPATRWATQAKAGDLLQIAAPNGAYPDDPGGYEWQPPQGMRKVLLIGDETALPAIAGILEELAHHPDTPQVQAFIEVPEESDCHALVCGPNTKVHWLPRASLGKQHGDGMIIAARELASLPPRRLQAKACAVLQELDLDNQRLWERASARHNEFYAWVAGESMAVMAIRKFFVHECGMDRKALTLMGYWKLGRSLG, translated from the coding sequence ATGTCCGCCGCTGCCGCCCTGGTGCAGAACCTGCGCAATCGACTCAGTAAACCCGCTGCCTACCGACTGTTCGATATCCAGCTCAAGCGCCGCATCACCTTGAGCCCGTCACTGACGCGCTTTGTGTTCGGCGGCAACGATGTGGCGCTGATGCGTACCCTGGCACCGGATCAGCGGGTCAAATTGCTGTTCCCCACCGCCAACGGCGAGGCCTCCAACCTGCCCAAACGGGGAGACTGGCGAGCGACCCTGCGTGACTTGAGCCCCGAGCAGGTACCGCCCATGCGCTCTTACACCCTTCGCAACCTGCGCGTGGAGTCAGGCGAACTGGATATCGACTTTGTCCTGCATGGCGTCACCGGCCCCGCCACACGCTGGGCAACCCAGGCCAAAGCGGGTGATCTCCTGCAAATTGCGGCCCCCAATGGCGCCTACCCGGACGACCCGGGGGGCTATGAGTGGCAACCCCCACAGGGCATGCGAAAAGTACTGCTGATCGGCGACGAAACTGCGCTCCCGGCCATCGCCGGTATCCTGGAAGAGCTGGCACATCACCCCGACACACCCCAGGTACAAGCCTTTATCGAAGTGCCCGAAGAGTCCGACTGCCATGCCCTGGTCTGTGGCCCGAATACCAAAGTCCATTGGCTGCCCCGCGCCAGTCTGGGCAAACAGCATGGTGACGGCATGATCATCGCGGCCCGCGAACTGGCCAGCCTGCCGCCCCGGCGCCTGCAAGCCAAGGCCTGTGCTGTCCTGCAAGAACTTGATCTGGACAACCAGCGGCTCTGGGAGCGGGCCAGCGCCAGGCACAACGAGTTTTATGCCTGGGTGGCCGGGGAATCGATGGCGGTGATGGCGATCAGAAAGTTTTTCGTCCATGAATGCGGCATGGACCGCAAGGCACTGACCTTGATGGGGTACTGGAAGCTGGGGCGGTCATTGGGCTAG
- a CDS encoding PepSY domain-containing protein, with product MSKKSRSKLWFLVHSWLTLPIWFFVLIVCVTGTLAVVSQEIVWLATPEARATQPDDDAPLMTYEQVLTAIKKAEPNLAVQSISRPDESHFALVARVVYPDGRSPSLYINPYSGAIQGESPSFNFQAFTRALHGWWLVPFTNGYSWGWYLVSFLGLPLLGSLITGLVVYKKFWKGFFKPNLRFNHGARIFWGDFHRLCGIWSIWFIAVISITGLWFLIEAFMFDNQISISTTGNPPVVARQDVPIMPDGQPAPQINLDQAVKIAAEKIPGLDASFVSLPSNAYGHIEVGGPGWYPLLFQTADINPYNGAIEGSRMIADRSGLELVTESMRPLHTGDFGGLWVKLIWFFFGLILSMMILSGLLIWTKRTALATANALKRSEKSQRKPAATQTVTAHSQQPEEANV from the coding sequence ATGTCCAAAAAGTCCCGTTCCAAACTCTGGTTTCTGGTTCACAGCTGGTTGACCCTACCTATCTGGTTCTTCGTCCTGATCGTCTGCGTGACCGGCACACTGGCCGTGGTCAGCCAGGAGATCGTTTGGCTTGCCACCCCCGAGGCCCGCGCCACTCAGCCGGATGATGATGCACCGCTGATGACTTACGAACAGGTGCTGACCGCCATTAAAAAGGCCGAACCGAACCTGGCCGTACAGTCGATCAGCCGCCCGGACGAGTCGCATTTTGCCCTGGTGGCCCGTGTGGTCTATCCCGACGGCCGCTCGCCATCGCTCTACATCAACCCGTATTCCGGAGCGATTCAGGGTGAGAGCCCCAGCTTCAACTTCCAGGCCTTTACCCGCGCCCTGCACGGCTGGTGGCTGGTGCCATTTACCAATGGCTATAGCTGGGGCTGGTACCTGGTGTCGTTCCTCGGCCTTCCGCTGCTGGGGTCGCTGATTACCGGGCTGGTGGTCTACAAAAAATTCTGGAAAGGCTTTTTCAAACCCAACCTGCGTTTTAATCACGGAGCGCGCATTTTCTGGGGCGATTTCCACCGCCTGTGCGGCATCTGGTCGATCTGGTTTATTGCCGTGATTTCCATCACCGGCCTGTGGTTCTTGATCGAAGCCTTTATGTTCGATAACCAGATTTCGATTTCAACCACTGGCAACCCGCCCGTTGTGGCGCGCCAGGATGTACCGATCATGCCGGACGGCCAGCCCGCACCGCAGATCAACCTCGACCAGGCAGTAAAAATTGCCGCCGAAAAAATCCCCGGGCTGGACGCGAGTTTTGTCAGCCTGCCAAGCAATGCCTACGGACATATCGAAGTCGGCGGCCCGGGCTGGTACCCGCTGCTGTTCCAGACCGCAGACATCAACCCGTACAACGGCGCGATCGAAGGCTCGCGAATGATTGCCGACCGGTCCGGGCTGGAGCTGGTAACCGAATCCATGCGCCCGCTGCACACCGGCGATTTTGGCGGACTGTGGGTCAAGCTGATCTGGTTCTTCTTCGGCCTGATCCTCAGCATGATGATTCTGAGCGGCCTGCTGATCTGGACCAAACGCACGGCGCTGGCCACCGCCAACGCCCTCAAGCGCAGCGAGAAATCCCAGCGTAAACCTGCCGCAACCCAGACCGTCACGGCGCACAGCCAACAGCCCGAAGAGGCCAATGTATGA
- a CDS encoding metal ABC transporter substrate-binding protein, producing the protein MSISSVVRRRTVLLAALFAFCLSPQAFADAPTPLAKPLRIGITLHPYYSYVANIVGDKAEVVPLIPAGFNPHAYEPRAEDIKRIGTLDVIVLNGVGHDDFADRMIEASEKPDIPVIEANQNVPLLAATGNAARGAGKVVNPHTFLSISASIAQVNNIARELGKLDPANARTYTANARAYGKRLRQMRADALARLTQAPNADLRVATVHAAYDYLLREFGLEVTAVVEPAHGIEPSPSQLKKTIDQLRELDVKVIFSEMDFPSTYVETIQRESGVKLYPLSHISYGDYSADKYEKEMTGNLNTVVRAIQEAGA; encoded by the coding sequence ATGTCGATTTCATCTGTTGTGCGTCGCCGCACCGTGCTGCTGGCCGCCCTGTTTGCCTTTTGTCTGTCACCCCAGGCATTTGCCGATGCCCCGACCCCGCTGGCCAAGCCGCTGCGCATCGGTATCACCCTGCACCCTTACTACAGCTACGTGGCCAATATCGTCGGTGACAAGGCCGAAGTGGTGCCGTTGATTCCCGCAGGCTTTAACCCCCACGCCTATGAGCCCCGCGCTGAAGACATCAAGCGCATCGGTACACTGGATGTAATCGTGCTCAATGGCGTGGGCCATGATGACTTTGCCGACCGCATGATCGAGGCCAGCGAAAAACCCGACATCCCGGTGATCGAGGCCAACCAGAATGTCCCCTTGCTGGCCGCCACCGGCAACGCAGCGCGTGGTGCGGGCAAGGTGGTCAACCCCCACACCTTTCTGTCGATCAGCGCCTCGATTGCCCAGGTCAACAACATTGCCCGTGAACTGGGCAAACTCGATCCGGCCAACGCCAGGACCTACACCGCCAATGCCCGCGCCTATGGCAAGCGCCTGCGTCAAATGCGGGCCGATGCCCTGGCCAGGTTGACCCAGGCTCCGAACGCCGACCTGCGCGTGGCCACGGTGCACGCGGCTTACGACTACCTGCTGCGCGAGTTCGGCCTGGAGGTCACTGCCGTGGTCGAGCCGGCCCACGGCATTGAGCCAAGCCCCAGCCAGTTGAAGAAAACCATCGATCAACTGCGCGAGCTGGATGTGAAGGTGATCTTCTCCGAGATGGACTTCCCGTCCACTTATGTCGAGACCATTCAGCGCGAGTCCGGGGTCAAACTGTACCCGCTCTCCCATATTTCCTATGGCGACTACAGCGCTGACAAGTACGAAAAAGAAATGACCGGCAACCTCAATACCGTGGTCAGGGCCATTCAGGAGGCCGGAGCATGA
- a CDS encoding thiamine pyrophosphate-binding protein: MSKAVAVQPSSTLGRLWHKWRFHINILLLLVPLGFMPKYFADASLFRGDSGLGEREIGTVQVGPWSLKLAELRNEAPRPDGPAGYMKSFNAALCDTCINQVKAAYLRIGKPRSLRAAGVIFFGTPYRMGATMPIPDRTKPDAELWITLEGWDGSMHQASIPLSQASPATVAWLAQRGAK; encoded by the coding sequence ATGAGCAAGGCAGTGGCTGTACAGCCCTCGTCCACCCTTGGCCGGTTGTGGCACAAATGGCGCTTTCACATAAACATTCTGCTGCTGTTGGTGCCGCTGGGCTTTATGCCCAAGTACTTCGCCGATGCCTCGCTGTTTCGCGGGGACAGCGGCCTGGGCGAGCGTGAAATCGGCACCGTGCAGGTCGGTCCCTGGAGCCTGAAACTGGCCGAATTGCGCAACGAAGCCCCGCGCCCGGACGGCCCGGCGGGCTACATGAAGAGCTTTAACGCTGCCCTGTGCGACACCTGCATCAATCAGGTCAAGGCTGCCTATCTGCGAATCGGCAAACCTCGCAGCCTGCGGGCCGCCGGGGTGATTTTCTTCGGCACGCCATACCGCATGGGCGCCACCATGCCGATCCCTGATCGCACCAAGCCCGACGCCGAGCTATGGATCACCCTTGAGGGGTGGGACGGCTCCATGCATCAGGCCTCCATTCCCCTGAGTCAGGCCTCACCGGCAACGGTCGCCTGGCTGGCCCAACGAGGAGCCAAATAA